DNA from Ciconia boyciana chromosome 23, ASM3463844v1, whole genome shotgun sequence:
CAGGGCTTATATATGCCCTTTGGACGCTGGGTGTTACCTATACCCTTATGGAGAGTAGGACACCAGGAGTTACCCCTATGCAGAGGACGCCCAGGGGTTATATATAGCCCCTGTACAGAGCTGGGCCCCTGGGACTTATATATATCCCTATAGAGAGCAGGACACTCAGGGGTTATGTATAGCCCCTGTACAGAGCTGGGCCCCTGGGACTTATATATGCCCCTATAGAGAGCAGGACACTCAGGGGCTATATACACTCTTATACAGAGCAGGACGTCCAGGAGTTGTATATACCCGCTATATAAAGCTCCTTATACACAGCAGGACATCCAGGCGTTGTACGTACCCCCTACACAGAGCCCGACACCAGGGGTTATACGCACCCCTATATAGAGCTGGTACCCAGGACTTTTATAGGCCCCCCACACAGACGTGGACACCCCGGGGTTACACATACAGCCCCCCTATACAGAACGGGATGCCCAGGGTTACACAGACCCCTATATACAGCCAGGCAGCGGCGGCGAATGCCCCCTACCCGGGGTTACGCATCCCTCCCCTATAGCATCCATACCCCCCCCGCGTCTCCAACCCCGGGGCCAGCGACACCCCGTCCCCGGGCTGGCGGCCGGCGCGAGGTCCCGGGGGACGGGTGGGACCCCGGGGTGGCTACTGCTTGTCGATGGCACCCTGCTCGGCCGCGCTGTCGCGGGGCGCAGCCTGCGCCTGCCACGGCGTCTCCTTCAGCACGAACCAGCAGTTCCCGGCCCACAGCAGAAAGTTGATGAAGCCGAAgagctggggggagaggagacgagaggagaggagaggagagaccCCCGGCGCGGGGCACCCACGGGTgagcccctgccccgggcacgCCACGTGCGCCCCGTGCACCCCATGCACCCCGTGCGACCCATGCGCCCTGTGCAATCCGCGCATCCTGTGCACCCCATGCAATCTGTGCATCCCATGCAAGCCATGCACGCCATGCGCCCTGTGCAATCCGTGCACCCCGTGCACCCCGTGCACCCTATACAATCTGTGCACCCCATGCAACCCATGCACCCCATGTGCCCTGTGCGCCCCATGCAACCCGTGTGCCCGATGCAATCCGTGCACCCCATGCACCCTATGCAATCCGTGCACCCCATGCAACCCATGCACCCTGTGCACCCTATACAATCTGTGCACCCCATGCAACCCATGCACCCCATGTGCCCTGTGCGCCCCATGCAATCCGTGTGCCCGATGCAATCCGTGCACCCATGCACCCTATGCAATCCATGCACCCCATACAACCTGTGCACCCCATGCAATCCATGCACCCCATACAACCTGTGCACCCATGCACCCTATGCAACCCGTGCACCCTATGCCATCTGTGCACCCCAGGCACCCCTTGAACCTCATGCACCCCTTGTGCCCCATATGCCCACACCAGGGGCTGCATCACCAGTGCCCACCCCGGCATGGGGGTCCCCTCTGGCTGGGGGGGTCTCGTGGGGGTGCAGGAAGGATCCCACGTCCCGTGGGACCAGCGAGGAGTCGGCAGCGTGGCCACGGAGCGCACGTGCGGACGTTTCCACCACCCGCCCCCGGCTAAGCTCGGGAATCCGGCGTGCGTGCGTGCGCACGAGGGCTCACGGGTGTCAGCGTACACGTGCGTGCGCCCACGTCTGTGCATCCacgtgtgtgcatgcgtgtgcacGCCTGTGTGCACGGTGTGTTCACGTGTGCGTGGGCGTTTTCATGTGAACGCGCGTGTGCATGGGTGCGCATTCACGTGCATGGCTTTGGCAAGCGTGCGCAGGCATCCACACGCAGGAGTGTGTGCAGGGCTGCGTGCAGggctgtgtgcgtgtgtgcacacgcgtgtgccccCGCAAGGGCTGGGGGCCACTTAGCTCTGCTTGAAGCACCATAAATCTCTCCCccaagcaaataaatacatgtatgtgCCCATACGTGCATGCCCGTACACACGCCCGTGTGTGACCACGTGCATGCGTGCGCGCCTACGCCCCTCGCACGCGTGTGCCCGTGTGCATCGGTGCACGCCCTGCGTGCCGCCGCCCGGCTCTCACCACGGAGATGTTGGCCAGCCCCATGGCTGGCGTGGCGCCGGCGTTGCAGACCACCTCCTCGCCCTGGCAGACCCCCATGGCGGCGATGAGGCTGGCGGGCCGCGTGGCCGCCTTCACGTCGGTGAGGCCCTTGCCccacgccgccgccgccaccagcCAGAAGAAGGCGAAGCAGACGGTGATGCAGAAATCCTGCCGGGATGGGGACGCCGGGCTCAGCCCCGACACCGGCATGGAGCGGTGCAGGATCCGTCCCCTCCCAGGGATGCAGCCGCCTTACCGCGAAGGGGAGCTTCTTATTTTCGCCGTAGAGGGAATGAAAGCGCAGGTAAAGCACCAGAGCCGCCATGGCGTAGAGGAAGGAGAAGACCCCCAGGGTCACGAAAAATTCGGCGGGAGCGGAGAAATCGCCGACGAGGTGCAGGGTGTGGGGCTCCGACTCCCCCTCGCAGTCCGGCATCTCGAAGGGGATCTGGTATAACCTGGGATAGCGGGAGGGGGATGTCGGGTGGCCCGGGAACGGAGGGGACGATGGGGACGGCTCTGCCAGCCTGAAATAACCACGCTGGGGTGGTTCCCCCAGGGACGGAGGGCACGGACCCACTGCCGGGTTGGAACCGGGACCCTTTCCCACGGTCCGGTGCCCCGGCACAGGGCCGGTTGCCGAGGGAAGGGGTTAAAACCGTGGCTCACGGCTGGCCAGGCTCCATCCTCGCCTTCCCTGATTAATGAGGATCCCCCTGGTCTTCCCTGATTAACGAGGATCCCCCCCGGCTGGTGTCGGGAACCGGAGCCGGGGGATGCCTCGCGGTGCTGGGGGTGCCGAGAGTCCCCAGCCGCACGCGGCACCTTCCTGCCCACGGGGACCGTGGCTGCGGTCCCATGGGGGTCCCAGCAGCGGGGATGGGGTTTAACCCCAACCCAGCACCCCACGTGCCCCCCACCTCGCTGTGGAGCCACGTCGGGTGCCAGGGCAGGTTCCtagagggggggggaggggtccGGGCTCGGTGCCCCTCACCTGAAGGGGTACCCGAACTGGACGGAAATGGCGCTCATCTCTCTGGTTTCACCGCCGCATTTCACCGTCGCCCCGGTCTCGCCGCTGAAGGAGCCGCAGGACCCGAAGGCGAAGATGGCGAAGAGCTGCGGGAGAGGAGCAGCGGGTCGGGGACGGGGGGTCAagaccctggggaccccccccgccctcctGGGGTGGGATGCACCCACCCGCCCCTCTCCCCACtcgggggtgcagggggggcgGTTTGCACCCCCCGGCGCTGAGTCACGGCAGCCGCGGTGGTGCAGGGCGAGCTGCCACCCCGCAGCTGTCGGCCACGTGCGCCAGCACCGGGGCTGCCACCGGCACCGGGATTTGTGGCCGGGGGCGAAACGGGGCAGCGGTAGGGGGGTGATgttctggggggggggcaggggtaGCAAGGCCACCCCCCTGTTAATTTTAGGCACGGTGCTGAGCACCGGGTTTCCAGCGAGCTGGGAGCATCGCCACGGTGGGACGCCGTCGGTCCCCCTCCCTCGGGAGCTGCCGCTGCCATTTCCCGTCCCTCAGTGCCGAGCTGCTCTCGACTCCGGCGGAGGGTGCCGGGAAAAGACGGTTCCCAAATAGTTTTCTGGCAACTCATCCCGGCTGAGCTCACGGCTTCCTGGGGCCGGCCGGGTGAAGAGGGGAAGCCGAGCGGCCAGGCCTGACGCCGTGGGGATGGGCAGGCCCACGTGCGGCACCAAGGGTCAAAGCAGGAACGTTGGTGGCCGCCTCGGGGATTTTCCTCCCGGTTTCGGCTTCGGGGTGTCTGCGCAcgcagggcctgatcctgcacgGCGGCTCCGCTGGCACCCAGCCCCTTCCCGGGTGGGGTTATCCAAAGCAAAGAGCCGCGGGGTCGGACACAAACGGGTGCGGGAAAAGCCCCCTCGGCCCGACTCCTCCGGGCAGGAGATGCCCAAATGGATCCAGCCTCACGCCCCGGGGCTGAACCCCcaccccgtgcctcagtttccccagcgCTGGCACCTGGGCGTGGGGCCGGCTGGGAGCCCCCCGGCCACGGCGGGGCCGTGCCACAGAAATGCCGCCCTGAAATACAATCCCGGAGCCATTCATAGCATGGccgggacggggacggggccGCGGGCGCTTGGctccccccgtccccagggTCTCCCCTCCTGGGGCCCgctgacccccagcccccctccccacccacccacccgcccTGTGTCCCCCGAGCCCGTGGGAATGACAGGGACATGGCACCCCGATGTCACCGTCCCCTCCGGCTCGGCCGGGCAAAGCCACCTGCTCAAGGTCACTGGGGGGGCCGCGTGGCCCGAACGCAGGCGTCCGGGTGGCCCCGCACCCCACCTCCCCCGGAGTCCCCCCAGGATGGGGTCCCCACGCCCAGGGCcgccggggtgggggaggctccggaggggcggggggggctccAGGGTCCCCGGGGGGCTTTAGGAAAGCAATGGGGCACCCCAagtctggggctggggggaaagTGCTGGACAGGGGGCCCGGAGGaccagcacccaggggtgctggggaaggggctgtgccCGGGGGGGGCCCGGTGCCAGGATCAGGCCCgggatggggggggacacaccggGGGGACACTCACCCATTCCAGCACCTTGACGAAGCCCAGGGGTTCCTGGAGGCGGCCCCAGCGCACCCCACCCAGGACACGGTCCTGCGGGGAGAGAGCGGCGGGAGCCGGGGCACCGGGACGGCACCGGGGCTGCTccggggagcggggagctgcAAGGGGGACCGGGGGCTGCtccgggcgcggggggcgggggctgcagcgggggaCCGGGAGGCTGCAACGGGAGTTAGCCCGGGCGCGGGGGCTGCACCGGGGGACCGGGTTGCTGCACCGGCCACGGCACCAGAACAGCGGAGGGCTGCACCGGGAGACTGGGAGGTTGAACCGGGGGTCGCACCGGGGGGCTGCACCGGGACACCGCGGGCTGCACCGGGGGTTGTACCGGGACACTGGGGGGCTGTACCGGGAGTTGCATGGGGGGACCGGGGGTTGCACCGGGCGTTGGCTCGGGGAACTGTGCCGGAGCACCCAGGGGCCGCACCGGGAGGCTGCCCCgggcaccggggagggggggcgtCACACCGGAGCCCTACCTGGAGCCGGGGCGCTTTGTCGCCGGCCGCGGGGGCGCCGGGCTCCGACatggccgggccgggggcggtcGGTGCTGCCTCCGCCGCCCGCTGGGACCGCTCCGCTGTCAGAGCCGCCACCGGGAACCCCACCgcccccggggcgggcagcaccgccccgcccccggcaaGGCCCCCCGGTCCGCCCCCGGACACCCCCGGgacagcccccccgccccggtccGCCCCCGGTCCCTCCGCCCAGCGCGGACCCGGCCCCCAGCGGGACGGGCAATCGCCCCCCCGGGGgtgtccgtccgtccgtccacCGGCTCGTCCGACCCCCAATTAGTCTTCCTGTGTCCCTCAGCCCTGGAACGGGacggggagccccggggcggTGCCGGCACCCGGCTCCCGGTGCGGTGCCGACAGCCCCGTTACCGGCCCCTCGGACCCCCCTCGGGGGCCGGTAACGGGGCTGTCGGCACCGCACCGGGAGCCGGGTGCCGGCACCGCCCCGGAGGACCCTGGGGCATCCCGATGCCTCTGTCCTGGCACCCTCCCCGGTACCCCTCCCCGGTACCCCTCCCCGGTACCCCGGTgtgcccgcccgccccgcccctctaGCGCTCTGTCCACGCCCCCTCCCCtaggccccgcccctccccagcGCTCTCTCCAATCCCCGCTGGCAACCGCTCCTCCCCTCGCCTCTCCGCCGTGCCCGCCCTCTCCGTTCTCCCATTGGCTAGACGGCGGATGGTACGGCCCAATAGAAAGGCGGCGCGGGGGGAAGTGGAGTGAAGGGGTGGGGTGGCGCCTGCGCGGTGTGGGCCCGCTGGCAGGAAGCGGCGGAGAAGAACCCGGCGAGGGCAGAGCGGCGATCCCGCCTCCGCCGCCCGTttccccccgcgtccccccgcgccccccgccgccgccatgttCCTCACACGCTCCGAGTACGATCGGTGAGTGCCTGCCCGGCTCCGTCACCCCTCGCCCGCgctctccccgccgcccgcggccTGCGGCTGAGTCACGGGCCTGCGGCCGGTCACCACCTTCCCCATCCCGGTAGGCCCTGAGGGTAGGCCATCGCCTGCAGCCGCCGTGGGGCTGCTCTGAGGAGCTGGCGGGGAGGCCGCAGCCCTGCTGGGCCCTGCCCGAGGGTCTCCGCTCGTCCCCCTGCGTGCCGGGCCCGTGCGGGTTCCCGCCTCGCCGGGCAGCGATACCGCCGTCCGGTTCGCGGCCGTCCCCTCCCTGCGGCGGGCTCTTccccttgtttttgttttcttggggttttggAGAGACCGGTTATGTTAAATACAGGGTAAGGGAGGGCATGTCCCGTGTGACCGGGGGCTTCCCGTGTTGGAAGGCCCCGAGGCCCCCGGTGCGGGGTCTCACGAGGCTGTAGTTTGTCTTGCTAAATGCTTCCCGAAACCAGGTGGCTTTTAAGAAACCCCGTGGAGGGTTCTGCGTGTGGATGGAGTCCCCGGGGACAGCGCTTCCCTTGGCCGCCGATGCAGCGGGTCtggcggggagggcagggtcACCTCCTGCTTTGTGCGATGGGATGGGAGGAGCGGTGGGGAGGGCGGGGATGGGATGATGGGGTAtccagaggaaggaaggggccTGCACTGGTAAAACAAAATCCTGCTGTCTCCTGGTGCTGAGAGAAGGCAGGCTGTTTGGAGTCTGAAGGCCACGTGCTTCCAGCATCCACAGGGTAAAGTGTGCCAAGAAAACAAACCTCCTGACTGTAACTAGACCTGCTGGCcttgcttttgttctctttctctgtcatcACCCTGAATCCAGGCCCTGTGAGGCTCTGCCATGGAGGTGACGGGCTCCAGCAAAGCCGTGACATGTTCCAGCCGCCCCTCCTGTGTTACCTGTGCCCAGCTGGCATCGCCCTTCCCGCCATCGCTCTTGAATAAGGAACTGCGTTTCTTGTCAGCCTTCAGTTTCCTGCCCTTTACGCTGTCTCTGATGTTGTTCTTGCAGGGGTGTGAACACTTTTTCTCCGGAGGGGAGGCTGTTCCAAGTGGAGTATGCCATCGAGGCCATAAAGGTACCGTCGGTTCCATCTGGTTGCCAAACTGTGACGTTAAGGGCTTTTTAAAACCCAAAACCTGGGTTTGGTCAGGAGAAAACCCAGGCAGATTCTGTTCGTTCGGGCTCTGGCCTCGCTCTGCAGGGTTTGGCCGGCTCCCGGGGCAGTACGCAGTGCTGAGcgggagctgctgcctttctccaTAGGTGCTGCTCCTGCGTGCAACTGCTCTGGCAGCTCTTTGCCAGCCTTTCACTTACGGTTTGTAGTAGGAGAGCTGTGTGCCGGCGTTCGATTCCTTCCATCCAGCCAaacctcctgcagctctgctcttttgtGGGTCATCAAGAATCGAACGCTGTTGATTTCCCCCAAATGCAGGGGAACGTTCCCCTCCCTGTCTCCTACCAACCGATTTACCCCCAAACTAAACACAATCCGAAGATGCTAATCCCCAGATCAAACCTACTAAAAGCTAACGTTGAAGCGAGATGTCCTGGACGCCgtggctctgcctgcagaagtTCACGCTGCCAGCGCGTCGTGCACTTCATGTCCATAAGCACTTGTCTAAGAGCAGAGGAgtgctctgctttctctttgcctcCCTGAGCTAACGTAGTGTTTCCCTTCTGGTCCATGGGCTTTAAAATAGATGGAgtcccttaaaaaaaaccaccccaaagtGGCAACTTGACTCTTGCTAGGtcaactttccttttcttagattgctgctgttgcagctTGGAGTGGGTCACTGTTTGCTTAGGTGAGTTTTAAAACCTGAAGGTAAAGGTTGTTACGAGCAAACTGACCTACCTCTGCAGAGCCGAATGGCCTTTCTGGGGCGTTCGGTGTTCTTAATTGATAAATGTTCTTGTTTCTGAGAATGTGGGCGTTGACCGGGAATAAATTTAAACTTGGGGGAAACTGGTGAAGTGATGAAGCGAAGAAGCTCTGAGCAGGCTTGTGTTTGgactggggaagaggagggtgcTGCCTTTATCTTCCCTGTACTGCTTTAGCCTGTTGAAGCACTACTTAAATGAGGAGGCAAAAAGTAATAATGTTATTAAGGCCTTGGGAAGTAAAAACTCTCAGAAGGATGTCAGTCACCATGCTGACTCTATAATTACAAATACATCTGCTAGAGTAGCAATCGTACGGAagccttcccttttttccagaTCAGCCCATAAGCTTACCAGCAACGTTGCTGCAGCTCGGGTGGCTCTGGCGACACGTTACGTGTGGTGCCCCTGCGTTAGGGGTGTAGGAGGAGTCTTTATTCGTGCGCTGTAGCTTCATTAACAAAACTACATCTGAAATTACATCAGTTGTCCCTTCTTCCCTTGGGGGCTGTGCGCAGCTGTGGCAGGCTGCGCGCTTAAAGGACAGGAGTGTTGGGCAGCGTCTAAAACCATGTGTGCCTGCAACGGGGAGATTCCCCTCTGCCAGGCCTGTGGTTATGGGCATAGCTACCTGGGGAAGCTGCTAAAATTATACCGTGTAGCCCGATTTGGGTATTCAGAGTCAGCATCTCCACACTGCAGCTGGTACAGTTGTTCCAGTAAACTGCCCAGCATGGAAAAGCTGCGAGCGCTGGGAGCAAGATAGGGGCTGCCAGGAGCTCTTGAGAtctgaccccccccccctcggCTGTGCTCGTGGCCGTGGTGACACTGTGGTGTCCTGCAAGACCAGGCTAAAACTTGCTGCGGGTGATTAACTGCTGCCTGGAAAACGGTACGTGCGCAAAATGCTCTCGTTTCCGTTGTAAATTTTGTGGATACAAGGACACTTGGGAGAAAAAGAgctaatggaaagaaaaatgcctaAGCCAGAAGTACAGATGCAGTCAGAATTAAGGCCATTATGTGAAATCCTCCTctcttgctttaaaatttaatttctgtcttgcaaCAGAGTATTCACAAGGCCTTTTAAATTCATAAGGCTTTAAGCTGTAAAAATTGATGGTGCTCAGGGAAGAGATTAATGATTTGCAGCAGCCCCGCTGGGTTCTGAGGAACTAATCAGCTGGGAAGTAGCATGGGTTTAACCTTTCCAGTTTCCTAGTTCAAGTTGTAACGTTTAAAATTCGGTGTGCAAAGCCATAGAGTCTGGCGGGTGGGTTTCTGCGTTGGTGATGCGATTGTCTCCAAAACAAAATGCCTACAAATAACACAAGTCAAAATCAGCACGGCACCATTTATATTTTCACGAGCTGTCGTGGCTAGACCCTGTGTCGGGTGCGGTGGTGGTAACTGTGCGGTGGCTTTCAGCTTGGTTCCACGGCCATCGGGATCCAGACCTCGGAGGGCGTCTGCCTGGCTGTGGAGAAGAGGATTACCTCCCCGCTCATGGAACCCAGCAGCATCGAGAAGATTGTAGAAATCGATTCCCACATAGGTAAGGAGAAAGAAGTGAGCTTTGGGTGCCCCTCTGGTAGAGCCCTGGGAGCATCCCTCAAGttttgcatgtatatatattaaaaaaatatatataaaataagacTCTGTCCCCTGGGAGTTTCAGAAGCTGCGTTTCAGGCCTAGCCttccctgcaggcagccctgccgaGCCGAGCAGGAACGCTCATCCCTCCCAGTGAACACCAGGTCCTGGTCACTGGTTTTCCAGGCTCCAGGCCAGCAGGACATAGTTACAGGAGCAGGAAGAGGCAGCTGaagcaccccccgcccccgcctcaGTGACCTCCCTCATGAAAGCTCATCCCAAATTTAGATCTGGGAGGGCAGGGAGTTACTGCAAAAGGCTTGACTCGAGGCCAGTTTCTCTCGGAGCACTAATGTGAGCCTGTACCCCTGCTCGCAGCAGCCTCCTGCACCGTGAGGGGGCCCGCGACAGGCTCATTACCAAATATGTCGCCTTGAAAAGCAGGAGACCTCCAAAATACCCATGTTGCTGATGACATGGGTCATGGAAGGAGCTCTTGAAGAGTCTAATTTCCTCCTCCCATGTGCTTGTGACACAGCCCCTCTCTTCCTGGAGCAGGATCTGTCCTGGAGGCTCCTGCTGCATCCCCCTCAGCTATGGGTTAGCCAGCCCTCCCCATGGAGGGGATGAATGAGTTCCCCTTCCAAGCAGGTTGCATTTCTATCGGTTAGCTTCTCTTGGAAGGCCTCAAATGTGGCTCCTTTAATCGATCCAGAtttggggtgggtgggaggcATGACTGGGAGAACTCGGTTATGGACCAGCCCTTCAGCTGGGTGTCCATCCTTGCTCTTGAGCAAACCTATTTCGACCCCATCGTCCTTCCTTTCTAGCAAGCTGCGGCGCGGCACTGCTGTGTGCTCCTGCGCAGGGACCCTCTCCACCCTGCAGCCT
Protein-coding regions in this window:
- the SYPL2 gene encoding synaptophysin-like protein 2 → MSEPGAPAAGDKAPRLQDRVLGGVRWGRLQEPLGFVKVLEWLFAIFAFGSCGSFSGETGATVKCGGETREMSAISVQFGYPFRLYQIPFEMPDCEGESEPHTLHLVGDFSAPAEFFVTLGVFSFLYAMAALVLYLRFHSLYGENKKLPFADFCITVCFAFFWLVAAAAWGKGLTDVKAATRPASLIAAMGVCQGEEVVCNAGATPAMGLANISVLFGFINFLLWAGNCWFVLKETPWQAQAAPRDSAAEQGAIDKQ